The Podospora bellae-mahoneyi strain CBS 112042 chromosome 7, whole genome shotgun sequence genomic sequence CCCACAGGAGTGGCTTCTCCTGTGGTGTACCGTGGCGGCTCAGGGTCTGTCCAACCTTATGCCTACACAGGCACACCCAGCCTTAATCCGACGACACAATGGCAACAGGTCAGGTCACACCGgacatcatcctcgccagcAGTGCCGACTATCCAGACGCTGGACTATCTACAGCCTGGTGTGGCCCGCTCCCGGTACGCGGCCAGCAACTCCATGACAAACTTGCCTAGTACGGCATCCATCAGTTTGACGGGTGCCGGGTCTCGGGATGATTCAACCCTGCCATCATCAGGAACACGCAGAGCCGGTGCGCAGGCATCACAGATGAACGGAACATCGCTGTCGCCACCGATTGCACAGGCGGCGCCGCGGGTGTCACCGGAAAGATACAGGAGAACTGCGTTGCGGTCTTCTGACTCGGCGGGCTCGGGCCTAGGGAAACAGCCCCAGGAAACGGCAACCGCTGGGCGCCCAGGCCACACTCGGAGTGCATCGGATCAAAAGCCTGTGATGCTGCGGACTCCCCAGTTGCACCAGATGAACAGGCCAAACAGCTATATCGGCTCGGTATCTGGGTCGGCGATTGACGACATGGGGTTTGTCCGCGGTCAGGGACAGGAGGAACCCAGAAGAACTCGCAGACGCAGCTTGCCCGCATTGGATTCTGCCGGTTTTTCCATGCCCTTGACCCCGCCCGAGCTTAAGCAGCCGGAACTACCAAGCCGTCCAGATCGACCAGCATCGGCCAAGGTGGCCGAAAAGAAGAATAACAACCCGAACAAAGCTGCCAAAGCTGGAAGCAACAAGGCCGGCGACAGAAACAACAGCAGCGCTACTACTGATGCCCGTCTTGGCAGCTCGGACAGCCGGTCCTCTGGCCGCAGTGCTGGAAGCAACAATTCCAGAGCTTCCTCTTCTGTAAGTGATTTCTGACCTGCATATCTCGTGGCTGCATTGTCCAATCACATGTTATAGCGGCaatgttgggggttggatcAACCAGCGCTAATCATCTTCTACCACTTTAGTCGGCCAACCGCAGCGCGAAGACTTCCAACCCCACCGGAAACCCcgccccatcttcctcctcgccttctgaGCAGACGGGCAACAGCCAAGGTTATCCCCGGCTGGTCAACATTCCCCCACGAAGTTCATCGTCCGATGCTGCAACTCCGAAGCGTGCCGTCAATTCGTCTCCCCTTTCCAAGGCAATGGGCACGGAGACTGAGAATGGCGTGTCGGCCGATGCCGCCGACAGCGCGATTCAGGAGGCCGTGAAGCCGACCACGCCTCGCGTCGAGAGTCCGGCCGCCAGGCAGCTGGCTGCCATCAAcgagaagggagggaagcCAAAGAACAAGACATCGAGACTTAGGAGAGCCTTCTCCTTTGGCAGCGCGGCAGAGTTCCGGAAAGCGGTACATGCTAACAGCGAAGCCGCCGAGAATGGGCCAGGCAAGCTCCAGAAGGAGCAGAGCCAGGAGGATGCGTACGAGACGGAACAAGCCCGCATCGCCCAGCGACAAGAAGAGGCTGGCATCGGCAGCAACATCTACGGTGGCAGACTCTTCTCGGGATCGACCGATAACCTATCAATCTCATCAACGGCATCCTCGGCTTCGATTATGATTCGGAAGATGGGTCGTGGAATGAAGAAGGGCGGTCGTTCTCTTGTCGGCCTTTTCCGGCCCAAGTCCATCATTGGTGTGCCGGCCGCCGATGCCAGGATGCCCGAGGCCATGGAAGCTACCGTCTCCATGGTCAATGTCGAGGCCGAGCGCGAGCGTGTCAATGTGAACGCCGACCCTCGAACGCAAGCCGGTGGCGGTACCGGCTTCCCCCGTCTCGAGCGAAATTCCATCGACGCCGCCAATGTACCCACACTCGAAGCGGACCCACGATCTAGCACAGGCACAGACAGCTCGGCAGCACGAAAGAGCATTGTTGGCGGTGAGAAGGAACGTGCCGAGGTCTTGGCTGCTGTCCGAAAGGGCATCTTGAAGAGTACGTTTGTTCTTTTCCGGTGAAGAGGCATGTTGCTAACATTGTTGCTTTAGAAGACCGCAATGGCTTCGCCAGCCCATCTCCACGCGGTACAGAACCGCCTCATGCTTCTAACGTCACCGATTCCCCTACCTCCAGCGCTCCCAGCACCCCCAATGATGAGCAGCAAGGACACAGACGGACTGCGCCAGTCGCCATTGGCAGTGAGGATTACTTTGTTTCGGCCCTCCGTCTCCGCCAGGACACCAAGAGCGCGCCCGGAACCCCTCAGGGCAGCCTGAAGCGCAACGCCACCTTCAGCCCCCGCATCATCACCTTTGAGACATGGCCGAGCGGGGAGTATGATCGCCGTGGTGACATCGCGACGTGCAACCGCCTGACGCCAATGCTTGCTCAGCAGATCAAGGAAGAGCTGAACACATTCAAGATGGTGGGTCTCCTACTGATTATTCGAGCGATGCATGAGATGCTAACAACCAAccaggagatggaggttcACGAAAACTCCAAGATTTACACGCATTTCTTCTAATGATTCAAGACGAATGGCCCGCACCCCTTTCAAGCACAGCAGCACCTCTCTCGGCTCGATTCTCTTTTTTCTGCACCAAGGGCGGCGAAGACGACCTCCCGTCGTGTATTTGACCAAAGGATTTGCACAATTCCCAggcgtttttctttttctctctcataGGACAAAGCATAGTAAGGTGTCATGGCGTTGATTTaagtctttttttcttgttctcACATTGATCTCGACAAacttttttgtttctctttATTTCCGTCTAGAATCTGGCACACAGCAGCACAGCGAAATTTAATTACAAGCGGGGTATGGGGATGAATACGGCCACGGGTTCACCTTGATCCTTTTTCTTATTTTCCTAAACAAAATTATGTTTCTGGTTCATTCAACGAAGTTAGGAgatgtgtgcgtgtgtgcgTACGTGGTTGAGAGTTGAGTACTGTCTGTCAGCGAAAGCGAAGCGAATTGTATCTTTAACAAGCAGAGATGTGGCTAGAGGTGTAAGGGTTGATGGGTGATGAGTGATGTTGAAAGACAGAAGACAGCGTGAAGTTTTTTAATAGATGTGTCTGGGTCTGGTGTTTTGAccgggggaaagggggggtgggggggatggtgttgtgaggagggggagtggcGTGATgtcgcggtggtggtggtgaactATGGAGGGAgttgaacaacaacaggGACGAAagagacgacgatgaagaggaacaactacaacaacaacatcaacaacacaaacaaaacacaaaGCAAGTAAGGGGAGAAAAAGGCAACAAGACGtaatggtgatggtgggtggaggaAGTGATTTTTTTGTCAATTCGGCATTCAGAGACAAGTTCAAAAATACATATAtcatctttttcttttcttttgcgCTTTTTGGGAGATGTTTGATAGTTGAGGTGTATCTTGTGTGAAGTTgcggaaggggggaggatgatgatggagagggagtgggggTAATTCTactgggtgtggtggtggtgtaaagTAGATAGATATTATTGTCGAGTTGGAATGGGATATATGGGTTTACAAGCTTGACGAGTAGCGGTTGTGATGTGTTATCATCAGCTTATATTTGGTATATGCGAGGCCGTTATAGATGTGCTGTATGCACGGCGCAACCGAGCCGGGCCAAGGTGGGAACTAGTTTCCTGAAATTTACGAATGAAAACTGGCCGTTGGATGATGACCTGCCTTGCTTTTTGGTTGGCGGTGCTTTTGGCTAACGGTCGCAAACCTTGCAGTAGCTTGGGGCTGAAGAGTGGGatgaggggatggggatggggaagatcGAGATGGGATATGTTTCTATTAGGTTCTACGGGGACAGAAGAAAcaacagaagaagaagaattcTGTCGATGGTGTGCAGGTGATCACAACCTGAGTTGGGATATCCGGTATCTTTCAAATGTACGATTGTCCCTCTGCAGCAGCAAACGACCGAGCCCCCCGTCCGTTGTTAGAGTGTGTAGGCAAACCACTTTACGGGAGTTGGCTGGTCAGTGGTGTCATAGATCGccagtatatatatatatatatatatatatacgtaCTGCATGAATAGTCATTCTCGTGTGCAGGACCACACTACCACTTCGGtgtcctcccactccccgcGTGTCCGTTGCGTCCGGTTCTCCGTATGGGGTGTTGGTTCGTTTGTGAAATACgaactttttttcttcctaTGATCTGCCTGCGCACAAGTGTGAAGAAAGGGtttgtgggggtgggtgccGTGCGTTCAGGGGTCTTGAAGGAGGGACAGTgtgagtttggggaggagctAACTGTGCTTGGGGCCTCGAGAAGTGCATAGGCCAATCAGACACGGCGCGCAAAGAAGTGTGGGTTCAGCCTTGCAGGGCTGGCTGGGTGAGAGAGGCTGAGATAatgggatttttttttttgttttttttttgtttttggaggggttgcgGATTTGCGATTACAACGAAAATTTAAGGGAAGATttgcgacgacgacgacgacgacgacggaaAAGGTGAACttgggaagggaaaaaaTCGTGGCGTTTTTTACTTTGGGAAGAAGGCTCCTCCACGCCgctggtgggagaggtggtaCCTCGCaggctgcttcttctttcttctttggcaGCAGAGGGTTGTACTCGACCATGGCAACGGCTCCGACAACAGATGCCCCAGCGGCGGCGACGGGGAAGAAGTTGCACGGGAGGGAGTTCTACGAGAGTATCGGGTCGCCAAAGTATATCCTCGCGCCAATGGTTGATCAGTCCGAATTTGTACGCCCTCCCTTCTCTGTTCATGACTGATTTTTGGCTGACGTGATGGTTTTTTGCTTCCAGGCCTGGCGTATGCTCTCCCGCTCATTCATGCCCCCCGAGCTGCAGTCAAAACTCCTCGCCTACACCCCCATGTTCCACGCCCGATTGTTCTCCCAAGATGCTCCGAAGCCGCCCTACAACAAATACCGCGACTCGCACTTCCAGTGCGTCCTCCCCAAAGACCCCGCCACCCTCTGGCTCGACGGCAACCCCCTTGTCGGCGACAGGCCGCTGTTTGTACAATTCTGCGCCAACGACCCCCAGCACTTGCTGGCTGCTGCCTTAAAAGTCGCCCCCTACTGCGACGCGGTagacctcaacctcggctGCCCGCAAGGTATCGCCAAAAAGGGGCACTACGGCAGTTTCTTGCAGGAGGATCAGGAGTTGATTTATAGGCTGATCAACACCCTTCACGAGAATCTTCCCATCCCAGTAACGGCCAAGATTAGGATTTTGGAAACAAAGGAGAAGACGCTGGAGTACGCAAAGAATGTGTTGAGTGCCGGGGCGAGTATATTGACTGTTcacgggaggaggagggagcagaAGAGCCATTTGACGGGGGTGGCGGATTGGGAGTATATTCGGTATTTGAGGGATAACCTACCGGCGGAGACGGTCATTTTTGCGAACGGGAATGTTCTGGAGCACGGGGATATCGAGGAGTGTATTGCTGCTACAGGGGCGGATGGGGTTATGTCTGCTGAGGGGAACTTGTCTAACCCGGCGATTTTTGCGCCTGAGCCTCAGCCGGGGGCGTTTGAGGATGAGttctggagggggagggatgggaaggggggatggagggttGATGCTGTTTTTAGACGGTATCTGGATATTTTACACAAGTATGTGAAGGGGGGTGAGCCACCGGCGAGGAGGCCATTGTTTGTACctgggaaggggatggatACGGAGtggatgaaggaggagattgtgaTCCCGCCGAAAAAGGGGTCGAAATCAGAGGCATTCGGTAACCCCAACTATGGTGCCCTTCAGGCGCACATGTTCCACCTCTTACGGCACTTTGTCTCAAAGCACCATGATGTAAGAGATGCATTGGCTAGGGCGAGATTAGGAGAGTTGGAGCAGTTTGAGGGGATATACAAGATggttgagaagaaggttgcGGAGGGACTCATCGAGTACGAGGAGACGGATGGGAAGTCGATGGAGGATCCtgcggaggaagagaggttaaagaagctggtggaggagatgggtcCGGCGGAGACGAGCGCGACGGCGATTTTGAGGTGTAAGAGGCCTTGGTGGTGTGTGCAGCCTATCATTCGGCCGTTGCCCAAGGAGGCGATGGCTAGAGGTGCGATTCagccggggaagaaggataaGAAGCGGGtagcggaggaggaggccaacggcggtgagaagagggtgaagggCGATGAGACAAATGGGAGGGATGCTAAGGTGGTAGAGGCCGTGaaagaggagctggagaagcagaCGGAGTTCCAAACGAGCGAGCTTGTTAGCGGCTGAAATCTCGAGGGAATATAGATGAATAAATGATCATCACTGCGAACTGGACTGGGTGTGGGTTCTCTACCTGATGGTGACCATCTCATAGTTCTCCAGCAACTTTCTGGCTTCAAACGCAATTCCATCCATGAACTCATCCACATAAGCAGGGCCAACTACCTTGTAActtccatcaccctcccctgaATCCCTCGTAACGACAGGAGTTGAACtcccaaagaaaacaaaaaccttGTCCCCTTTTTCCGATGTCATGGCGCAATCCCCGCCGATACACCATCACGTCCCGGTACGGTAGTAGTAACCAAACAAGCGCCCTTCCAGGCCTCGGCCATGGAGGTCAAAAATACATTGGCCGGGCCATTGGCTAGACCATTGTCGGAAGTGCCCCTAGATGATGACCCAAGTGCGGTTAATAACTGAGAAAATTGTTGTCGGTGGTCGAGGTTTTCGCCGAGCCACTCGGGGTACAAGTGCCCGCCCATCAAAGTGCGAATGAAATCGGCACGGCCGAGATGACGGGTTGCATTGTATCCAAAATGCGAGTGTGTCCGCTGTATCAAAGTACGAATGTCTTGGCGTGCTCTGGCAGGATCAATAGAAGTGAAAGAAGGCCCCTGGAATCCCAATCTCTCCATCAACCTGTGGTCTGCATCCAGCTGGGGCGCCAAGGCCTCGATATCGACGCTTGGGTAAACTTGCTTGATGGTGGCCATGTGTATTCCAGCGACTTGAATCGCAGTATCATCATCGTTGAACAGTGGGTGTTCCGGCGTCAGCCATGAGAAGCGTCTCCCGGCTTCGTGACGAGACCAAGTACATGTCATGAGGGGAGGCAGGGTTAGATCGGGGACCCAGGATGGTAGATTTGTGTCACTTTGAGATTCTGACTCTGACTCTTGCTCAGCATCAACCCGTCCAGGAACGAGGATGAAAAGATCAGGCCCATGATGCTTGAGGAAGGCCTTGGCGAAGTCTTTGACTGCCGTGCAATGATGAAGTGTGGTGTCGATAGTAATTTGCGTCCGGATTTCCGGATTGACAAGCCCGAGTATTCCATACACTCTGTCCCTAGGCTTGGTGCAATCCCGTTGCCGAACAAGAGTGACCACCTCGAGATCGTAGCGACGAGAATCATTCCGCTCCTGGCAGCGAACAAGAGTATCTGCCGTTTTTGTTAGTCAACGGTTTAACCAGTTCCTTGAATGAAGAGCAGAAATCATACCAAAAGGCTTTAGGGCCCCATATCCAAGGCTTGCTCTTCTAGCCACACCTATGCTGCTTTGGCACTCTTCTGGACAGCGCAAGTACACGGTGGCTGGTTCATCCCAGCTTTTGATGGAACGACCGCAAACCAGCCGTGCACTCCTGGCCAAGAGAACCTCTTGTAGTGTCCATGTGCGGGTAAACCACTGGCGTTGAAAGAGGGCTTCATAGTCTTCCAAGTGGCGGCTGTACATACCCAACACCACGAAACCCTGTGTTCTCATAGGCGGACACCGCGCTATCGCAAATGCGAACTCCCTCATCTTCTCCAGGCTCTCTTCCATCTTCGAgtcaccgtcaccggccCAGATGGTGACGAGTTCCGCCTCTCTATAGATGTCACCCATCATTCCAATCTGGACACctttctcgtcctcgtcttcctgATTGATGCATATCTGATCGATCCAGATCCATTCAGGGTGCCGGATGGCATCCAAGCCTCTGAACACTTGAAGAGCCTTGTGAAGTTCTGACCAAATGTCCAACTGGCGAGTCTTGTTTACTCGTATATTCTGTTTCGGCTCAGGTGGTCCCCAGCAGTATGGAAGGGCTTGGTAACTTGGGCACTTGCTGATCGGGAATGTCTTTAGTTTGAGGGAGATCAGCTCACTGGTTTCCGCActcttgaccttcttgccctcccTGGCTCTCCACTTTCTTCCCTTAttacccccttttcctcttttcGTTTTGGCTGcatccttctctcctcccgcTTTTCTTGTGTCTTTCTCCCTACGGCGTGGTAACAGCCTGAGAAGCCTGAACTCGGTGGGATGAAGGGGTTCgtagagggaggaggacatgGCCATTGGGAAATGGTGATGTCCAGATGTCAAGAGTTGGTGAAAAGACAATTCAAGAGGATTATAATGGATTTGGGCTGCGATGGATACTCAAATGCACTTATAATCGTCTCTCCCGACTTGAAAGTCAGACAAGGCTCTCATGCGCCAGCCCAGCCTGCTTCCAACACGGCAGCTGTACTGCAGCGCCAAGGTCTTCATGTCGAACATAGCGCCTATAACCACCTCTCAGTGGTCATAGAGGCTACTCCCCGACAGAATTCGGAGGTGTGACGAGGCTCATGATTAGACGATGTTGTAGGATTGAGCTGAGTAATTGGTGGTGTCTGGTGTCTTGTTGTCGCAGGATGGCTGGCCAGATGTAAGCAAACAGTGTGTTATCAAGAGATCGTAAAAGGCAGAAAGAAGCGAGAGGGACTGCTTGTGAGAGGGAAGGCACCGGTTGGTCAACAACCCACGGTCGTCATGTGATGCAGCCATTCCATCCACAGCAAGAGAGGGAAGGGACAACCACGTACCTTCCAACAGCTCCAATATCCTTACCAGGGCACCCTTGTGATCAGGTCAAATGGTAAGGATGTTGGGGCT encodes the following:
- the BNI4 gene encoding bud neck involved protein (EggNog:ENOG503NVE2; COG:S), with protein sequence MAALVQGYPQQSGTVTMLQTRPASASGMLPVQSNAQYAQGGAHRNSIHGLPTGVASPVVYRGGSGSVQPYAYTGTPSLNPTTQWQQVRSHRTSSSPAVPTIQTLDYLQPGVARSRYAASNSMTNLPSTASISLTGAGSRDDSTLPSSGTRRAGAQASQMNGTSLSPPIAQAAPRVSPERYRRTALRSSDSAGSGLGKQPQETATAGRPGHTRSASDQKPVMLRTPQLHQMNRPNSYIGSVSGSAIDDMGFVRGQGQEEPRRTRRRSLPALDSAGFSMPLTPPELKQPELPSRPDRPASAKVAEKKNNNPNKAAKAGSNKAGDRNNSSATTDARLGSSDSRSSGRSAGSNNSRASSSSANRSAKTSNPTGNPAPSSSSPSEQTGNSQGYPRLVNIPPRSSSSDAATPKRAVNSSPLSKAMGTETENGVSADAADSAIQEAVKPTTPRVESPAARQLAAINEKGGKPKNKTSRLRRAFSFGSAAEFRKAVHANSEAAENGPGKLQKEQSQEDAYETEQARIAQRQEEAGIGSNIYGGRLFSGSTDNLSISSTASSASIMIRKMGRGMKKGGRSLVGLFRPKSIIGVPAADARMPEAMEATVSMVNVEAERERVNVNADPRTQAGGGTGFPRLERNSIDAANVPTLEADPRSSTGTDSSAARKSIVGGEKERAEVLAAVRKGILKKDRNGFASPSPRGTEPPHASNVTDSPTSSAPSTPNDEQQGHRRTAPVAIGSEDYFVSALRLRQDTKSAPGTPQGSLKRNATFSPRIITFETWPSGEYDRRGDIATCNRLTPMLAQQIKEELNTFKMEMEVHENSKIYTHFF
- the DUS1 gene encoding tRNA dihydrouridine synthase (BUSCO:EOG09262Q6S; COG:J; EggNog:ENOG503NV6J) — its product is FFFCFFFVFGGVADLRLQRKFKGRFATTTTTTTEKVNLGREKIVAFFTLGRRLLHAAGGRGGTSQAASSFFFGSRGLYSTMATAPTTDAPAAATGKKLHGREFYESIGSPKYILAPMVDQSEFAWRMLSRSFMPPELQSKLLAYTPMFHARLFSQDAPKPPYNKYRDSHFQCVLPKDPATLWLDGNPLVGDRPLFVQFCANDPQHLLAAALKVAPYCDAVDLNLGCPQGIAKKGHYGSFLQEDQELIYRLINTLHENLPIPVTAKIRILETKEKTLEYAKNVLSAGASILTVHGRRREQKSHLTGVADWEYIRYLRDNLPAETVIFANGNVLEHGDIEECIAATGADGVMSAEGNLSNPAIFAPEPQPGAFEDEFWRGRDGKGGWRVDAVFRRYLDILHKYVKGGEPPARRPLFVPGKGMDTEWMKEEIVIPPKKGSKSEAFGNPNYGALQAHMFHLLRHFVSKHHDVRDALARARLGELEQFEGIYKMVEKKVAEGLIEYEETDGKSMEDPAEEERLKKLVEEMGPAETSATAILRCKRPWWCVQPIIRPLPKEAMARGAIQPGKKDKKRVAEEEANGGEKRVKGDETNGRDAKVVEAVKEELEKQTEFQTSELVSG
- a CDS encoding hypothetical protein (EggNog:ENOG503PAF5), with amino-acid sequence MAMSSSLYEPLHPTEFRLLRLLPRRREKDTRKAGGEKDAAKTKRGKGGNKGRKWRAREGKKVKSAETSELISLKLKTFPISKCPSYQALPYCWGPPEPKQNIRVNKTRQLDIWSELHKALQVFRGLDAIRHPEWIWIDQICINQEDEDEKGVQIGMMGDIYREAELVTIWAGDGDSKMEESLEKMREFAFAIARCPPMRTQGFVVLGMYSRHLEDYEALFQRQWFTRTWTLQEVLLARSARLVCGRSIKSWDEPATVYLRCPEECQSSIGVARRASLGYGALKPFDTLVRCQERNDSRRYDLEVVTLVRQRDCTKPRDRVYGILGLVNPEIRTQITIDTTLHHCTAVKDFAKAFLKHHGPDLFILVPGRVDAEQESESESQSDTNLPSWVPDLTLPPLMTCTWSRHEAGRRFSWLTPEHPLFNDDDTAIQVAGIHMATIKQVYPSVDIEALAPQLDADHRLMERLGFQGPSFTSIDPARARQDIRTLIQRTHSHFGYNATRHLGRADFIRTLMGGHLYPEWLGENLDHRQQFSQLLTALGSSSRGTSDNGLANGPANVFLTSMAEAWKGACLVTTTVPGRDGVSAGIAP